A genomic stretch from Pseudoliparis swirei isolate HS2019 ecotype Mariana Trench chromosome 18, NWPU_hadal_v1, whole genome shotgun sequence includes:
- the LOC130209029 gene encoding E3 ubiquitin-protein ligase TRIM35-like has product MSCGPEEDLCCSVCCELFRNPVVLSCSHSFCKECLTSWWRMKPTRECPVCKRRSSKSDPPRNLALKNLSEAFSKKGRGQSAPETLCGLHSEKFRLFCLDHRELVCVVCRDSRRHADHRFKPVDEAAQDFKTEIRESLKPLKEKLKLFEDAKANCDQTAAHVEVQARRAESHIKEQIKKLHRFLEEEEEARISAVREEEKQKRGAMKEKTAALSREIAALSAGVGAAEDELRADDIQFLGGYAATAERVQRRPLLEDPQLEDPQLPAGALLDEAKHLGNLSFNIWSKMQDVVSYAPVVLDPNTADSELVVSTDLTGVTSGKGRRLPENAERTRFPCSVLGSEGFDSGSHSWDLEVGDNADWELGVLGEDVQTDGRLRSALWRIQFSGGKLTAFATSDREKDLPEMKELRRVRVHLDFSRGRLSFGDLDTRAHIHTFKHGFKDTVFPYVYTEDPLPLKILPVKVTVKVERFTLTECIWE; this is encoded by the coding sequence ATGTCTTGCGGGCCGGAAGAGGACCTCTGCTGCTCCGTCTGCTGTGAGCTCTTCAGGAACCCCGTGGTCCTGTCGTGCAGCCACAGCTTCTGCAAGGAGTGTCTGACCTCGTGGTGGAGAATGAAACCGACGCGAGAGTGTCCGGTGTGTAAGAGGAGATCGTCAAAGAGCGATCCGCCGCGCAACTTGGCCTTGAAGAACCTGTCCGAGGCCTTTtcaaaaaaggggcggggccagagcgCTCCGGAGACCCTGTGCGGCCTGCACTCCGAGAAGTTCAGACTCTTCTGCCTGGACCATCGGGAGCTGGTGTGTGTCGTGTGCAGAGACTCGAGGCGACACGCCGACCACAGGTTCAAACCCGTCGACGAAGCCGCACAAGATTTTAAAACGGAGATCCGGGAGTCCCTGAAGCCCCTGAAGGAGAAACTGAAGCTGTTTGAAGACGCCAAAGCGAACTGCGATCAAACGGCAGCGCACGTCGAGGTCCAGGCCCGACGAGCAGAGAGCCACATCAAGGAGCAGATTAAGAAGCTCCACCGgttcctggaggaggaagaggaggccaggATCTCTGctgtgagggaggaagagaagcagaAGAGGGGGGCGATGAAGGAGAAGACGGCGGCTCTGAGCAGAGAGATCGCGGCGCTTTCAGCCGGCGTCGGCGCCGCGGAGGACGAGCTGAGAGCCGACGACATCCAGTTCCTCGGCGGCTACGCAGCCACGGCGGAGAGAGTCCagcggcgccccctgctggaggatcCACAGCTGGAGGATCCACAGCTGCCCGCCGGAGCTCTGCTAGACGAGGCCAAACACCTGGGCAACCTGAGCTTCAACATCTGGAGCAAGATGCAGGACGTGGTCTCCTACGCTCCCGTGGTTCTGGACCCGAACACGGCCGACTCGGAACTGGTCGTGTCCACCGACCTGACCGGCGTGACGTCCGGGAAAGGACGGCGGCTTCCGGAAAACGCGGAGCGGACCAGATTCCCGTGCTCCGTGCTGGGCTCCGAAGGCTTCGACTCGGGGTCTCACAGCTGGGACCTCGAGGTGGGCGACAACGCGGACTGGGAACTGGGCGTGTTGGGAGAAGACGTGCAGACGGACGGACGCCTGCGCTCCGCACTGTGGAGGATTCAGTTCTCCGGCGGTAAACTCACGGCGTTCGCCACGTCGGATCGGGAGAAAGATCTGCCGGAGATGAAGGAGCTCCGGAGGGTCAGAGTTCACCTGGACTTCTCCAGAGGAAGGCTGTCGTTCGGCGATCTCGATACCAGAGCACACATTCACACCTTCAAACACGGCTTCAAGGACACCGTGTTCCCGTATGTTTACACTGAGGATCCCCTCCCGCTGAAGATTCTGCCAGTGAAGGTCACCGTGAAGGTCGAAAGGTTTACACTTACCGAATGCATCTGGGAATAG